Proteins from a single region of Takifugu rubripes chromosome 4, fTakRub1.2, whole genome shotgun sequence:
- the rims1a gene encoding regulating synaptic membrane exocytosis protein 1 isoform X7 codes for MFASVGPRGGPRPPVAPTIPEPDLSHLTEDERKIIMAVLARQREEEAKDEAMLKEEKPIQARTVNLVGQKKPLQQNDVRGVQQQLSSYRETVIRQATVTASSAAHRDDAPTCGICRKTKFADGCGNLCSYCQTKFCARCGGRVSLRSNTEDKVVIWVCNNCRKQQEILTKPGDWFTGPAGKPPGLGSAVSEPSVCQVPGDKKLRSRSQAPSTTALQDPSQPGMVPGTDTRSRSEPPRDMTRGGGGAGRGESRPGQPRLQTQVSMDRDLRGESRERRESRRLTKGRSLEHDPVGTGGGVRRTEERGYHHMDHSSVPPREVGPVPPGGRGYPVAVQGRGMGVAGESGNGVRPGQRTLGGVVGPHEHSFAQKAPPPELREPSASGPGSASGQGPVVKRTKREKAESMLRNDSLSSDQSESLRPPPPRPYKSKRGLGAGGKRQTSVSSSEEEGGTTPEYSSCEDAEIDSVSERGDWECYPHDPTVWHHPGTWQPSKEGDHLIGRITLSKRSAAMPKEAGAMLGLKVVGGRITESGRLGAFITKVKKGSLADVVGHLRAGDEVLQWNGKLLPGATMKEVYDIILESQAEPQVELVVSRPIGVYRKYHDIPRIPDTSHPPLESTGSSSFESQKMDRPTVNVLSPSSPGKLQNALQLMPGRLSVKLWYDKVGHQLTVNVLQAVELPLRPDGRPRSAYVKIYFLPDRSDKSKRRTKTVKKTCEPKWNQTFVYTHVHRRDFRNHMLELTVWDQPRSPEEDSIFMGEILIELETALLDDKPHWYPLQTHDISSIPLPQPSPYLPRRHAHMDAPGKKLQRSQRLSEPEFDEGTAIVPKADGRGRDRQQEPTSTLEVPEQQRTPVHHIRSRSVSPHREQQGRIRSRPPNIPAQRSLDDELPHNRRSRSPNRYYDAARGRRQEEDYLDESEVIMIHHSMRGKSAECLHISDLQPPLDRVRSASANCLSPGIHVPSPESERKSLSYSLPRRRAASPRILIQHASPEDDRGHLQGGSSFSSSVAASAARRVRQLPQLPPKSSTVEQALVAEECVRQLQRKVHSNRGPAVSASSQQDLDRSLKNKQELYKDQRRSSENVSHKSSDSDVSDVSAISRTSSASRISSTSYMSIQSERPRGRFSRAMRATGRHMMKSTSVSGEIYGMEHADGSQSDTALGSLGRGIKKRRSSLSQRVVAILPSRRSRSTSQLSQTEAAGKPVKRQKEASACKKSGKAGSSIQRSVETGMAVEYPRGGSAMNRQASRESTDGSMNSYSSEGNLIFSGMRLGADSQFSDFLDGLGPGQLVGRQTLATPAMGDVQIGLMDKKGQLEVEVIRARGLTPKPGSKSLPAPYVKVYLLDNGTCKAKKKTKIARKTLEPLYQQHLLFEESPQGKVLQVIVWGDYGRLDHKCFMGVAQILLEELDLSSTVIGWYKLFPPSSLVDPTLAPLTRLASQTSLDSSGPTSANRS; via the exons ATGTTCGCCTCGGTGGGCCCGCGGGGCGGCCCGCGCCCACCCGTCGCCCCGACCATCCCGGAGCCGGACCTGAGCCATCTGAcggaagatgagaggaagatCATCATGGCTGTTCTGGCTCGGCAACGTGAGGAAGAGGCGAAGGATGAGGCCATGTTAAA AGAAGAGAAGCCCATCCAAGCGAGGACGGTGAACCTTGTTGGGCAGAAGAAACCTCTGCAGCAAAATGATGTACG AGGTGTCCAGCAGCAGTTGTCCAGCTACAGGGAGACGGTGATCCGGCAAGCCACGGTGACGGCGAGCTCGGCCGCTCACCGGGACGACGCCCCGACCTGCGGCATCTGCCGCAAGACCAAGTTTGCGGACGGCTGCGGGAATCTGTGTTCGTACTGCCAGACCAAGTTCTGTGCCCGCTGTGGGGGCCGAGTCTCCCTGAGATCGAACACG GAGGACAAAGTG gTGATATGGGTATGTAATAACTGTCGAAAGCAGCAGGAGATCCTGACCAAACCGGGTGACTGGTTCACCGGTCCTGCAGGGAAACCTCCTGGCCTTGGTTCAGCCGTTAGCGAGCCATCCGTGTGCCAAGTTCCCGGAGACAAAAAGCTCCGTTCTCGCTCCCAAGCGCCCTCGACGACAGCATTGCAAGACCCCAGCCAGCCTGGAATGGTACCCGGCACTGATACCCGGTCACGTAGCGAGCCACCACGAGACAT GACTAGAggcggtggaggagcaggtcGTGGAGAGTCCAGGCCCGGTCAGCCTAGACTGCAGACCCAGGTGTCCATGGATCGGGACCTCCGAGGGGAGtccagggagaggagggaaagccGGCGGTTGACAAAGGGACGTTCTCTAGAGCACGATCCTGTTGGAACGGGAGGTGGAGTGAGACGGACAGAAGAGAGGGGCTACCACCACATGGACCACAGCAGTGTCCCTCCTCGTGAAGTAGGGCCGGTCCCTCCTGGAGGCAGGGGCTACCCTGTGGCCGTGCAGGGTCGTGGCATGGGTGTAGCAGGGGAGAGTGGGAATGGTGTACGCCCTGGTCAGAGGACACTGGGTGGGGTTGTCGGGCCACATGAACACTCATTTGCTCaaaaagctcctcctcctgaactcAGAGAGCCTTCTGCTTCAGGCCCAGGTTCAGCCTCCGGCCAAGGGCCTGTAGTGAAACGGACCAAACGGGAAAAGGCTGAGAGCATGCTTCGCAATGACTCACTAAGCTCTGATCAGTCAGAATCTCTGCGCCCACCACCACCGAGGCCCTACAAGTCAAAGCGAGGGCTGGGGGCAGGAGGGAAGAGGCAAACCAGCGTCAGTagttcagaggaggagggaggaacaaCACCCGAGTACAGCAGCTGTGAGGACGCCGAGATCGATAGTGTCAGCGAGAGag GCGACTGGGAGTGCTACCCACATGACCCCACTGTATGGCAT CACCCGGGGACATGGCAGCCGTCAAAGGAGGGAGATCATTTGATTGGACGAATCACTCTCAGCAAGAGAAGCGCCGCTATGCCAAAAGAAGCTGGAGCCATgctggggttaaag GTTGTGGGAGGCAGAATCACAGAGTCAGGGAGATTAGGTGCCTTCATCACTAAAGTCAAGAAGGGAAGCCTGGCAGATGTGGTGGGACATCTCAGAGCTG gAGATGAAGTTTTACAGTGGAACGGGAAACTGTTACCCGGAGCGACCATGAAGGAAGTTTACGATATCATCCTGGAGTCTCAAGCTGAACCTCAAGTGGAGCTGGTGGTCTCCAGACCGATTGG GGTGTATAGAAAATATCA TGATATCCCAAGAATCCCCGACACGTCCCACCCTCCGTTAGAATCTA CAGGTTCCAGTTCTTTTGAGTCCCAGAAGATGGACCGACCGACTGTAAATGTGCTGTCTCCTTCCAGCCCAGGGAAGCTCCAGAATGCTCTGCAGCTAATGCCGGGGCGACTCTCG GTGAAGCTGTGGTATGACAAAGTTGGCCACCAGCTAACCGTCAACGTGCTTCAGGCTGTAGAGCTCCCTCTGCGGCCTGACGGACGGCCCAGAAGCGCTTATGTCAAAATATACTTCCTTCCCGACCGCAG CGACAAGAGCAAACGGAGGACGAAAACAGTGAAGAAGACCTGCGAGCCCAAATGGAACCAGACGTTTGTCTACACTCACGTCCATCGCAGGGATTTCCGCAACCACATGCTGGAGCTGACTGTATGGGACCAACCCAGGTCACCAGAGGAAGACAGCATCTTCATGGGAGAG ATCCTGATAGAGTTGGAGACGGCCTTACTGGACGACAAGCCTCACTGGTATCCCCTCCAAACCCACGATATTTCATCCATACCTCTACCCCAGCCCTCCCCGTACCTCCCACGGCGACACGCGCACATGGACGCCCCTGGCAAGAAGCTGCAGC GTTCTCAGCGCCTTTCAGAGCCTGAATTTGATGAGGGTACAGCAATAGTGCCTAAAG CTGATGGGCGTGGCAGGGACAGGCAACAGGAGCCCACGTCCACCCTGGAGGTGCcggagcagcagaggacaccCGTCCACCACATACGCTCTCGCTCCGTGTCACCGCACCGCGAGCAGCAGGGACGAATCCGCTCACGCCCCCCAAACATTCCAGCCCAAAG GAGTCTGGATGACGAGCTTCCTCACAATCGTCGATCTCGTTCTCCGAATCGCTACTATGACGCAGCCAGGGGTCGTCGCCAAGAGGAAGACTACCTGGATGAAAG TGAGGTCATCATGATCCACCACTCAATGCGAGGCAAAAGTGCTGAGTGCCTTCACATCAG TGATCTGCAACCCCCCCTGGACAGGGTTAGGAGCGCTAGTGCCAACTGTCTGAGCCCAGGCATTCATGTCCCCTCACCAGAGAGTGAAAG AAAATCTTTATCCTATTCCCTGCCCCGGAGACGCGCAGCAAGTCCCAGGATTCTTATCCAGCATGCTTCCCCTGAAGATGACAG GGGCCACCTGCAAGGTGGttcatctttttcctcctcagtgGCAGCTTCTGCAGCACGCAGAGTGAGGCAACTCCCCCAGCTCCCCCCAAAGAGCAGCACTGTAGAACAAG cCTTGGTAGCAGAGGAGTGTGTTCGCCAGCTCCAGAGGAAGGTTCATTCCAATCGGGGGCCAGCTGTCAGCGCCTCAAGCCAACAGGACCTGGACCGATCCCTCAAGAACAAACAGGAG CTCTACAAAGAccagaggaggagcagtgagAATGTTTCCCATAAATCCTCAGACAGTGATGTCAGCGATGTGTCAGCCATCTCTCGAACCAGCAGTGCCTCTCGCATCAGTAGCACCAGCTACATGTCCATTCAATCGGAGAGACCCCGAGGACGCTTCAG CAGGGCCATGCGTGCAACAGGCCGCCACATGATGAAGAGCACCAGCGTGAGCGGTGAGATCTACGGCATGGAACACGCCGACGGCAGCCAGTCGGACACGGCTCTCGGGAGTCTGGGCCGCGGCATCAAGAAGCGGCGCTCGAGCCTCAGCCAGCGCGTCGTTGCCATCCTCCCATCGAGGCGCAGCCGGAGCACGTCGCAACTCAGCCAGACAG AGGCGGCGGGTAAGCCGGTGAAGAGACAGAAAG AAGCATCTGCGTGTAAGAAGTCGGGCAAGGCTGGGAGCAGCATCCAGAGGAGCGTGGAGACGGGCATGGCGGTGGAGTATCCGCGGGGTGGCTCCGCCATGAACAGGCAGGCCAGCAGGGAGTCGACCGACGGCAGCATGAACAGCTACAGCTCTGAGGGGAA TTTGATTTTCTCAGGTATGCGTCTGGGGGCCGACAGTCAGTTCAGCGACTTCCTGGATGGTTTAGGACCGGGTCAGCTGGTCGGCCGGCAAACGCTGGCAACGCCTGCTATGG GTGATGTTCAGATCGGTTTGATGGACAAGAAAggccagctggaggtggaggtgatcAGGGCACGAGGCCTTACCCCCAAACCGGGCTCCAAATCCCTCCCAG CTCCCTATGTCAAGGTGTACCTGCTGGATAACGGTACATGTAAAGCCAAAAAGAAAACCAAGATTGCACGAAAGACCCTGGAGCCTCTCTaccagcagcacctgctctTTGAAGAGAGTCCTCAGGGGAAGGTGCTTCAG GTGATAGTGTGGGGCGACTATGGACGACTGGACCACAAATGTTTTATGGGTGTAGCACAGATTCtgttggaggagctggaccTCTCGAGCACGGTGATTGGCTGGTACAAACTGTTTCCACCGTCCTCATTGGTGGACCCTACTTTAGCGCCGCTCACACGGCTGGCGTCTCAGACGTCCTTGGACAGCTCAGGACCAACGTCGGCCAATCGGTCCTag
- the rims1a gene encoding regulating synaptic membrane exocytosis protein 1 isoform X17, with protein MFASVGPRGGPRPPVAPTIPEPDLSHLTEDERKIIMAVLARQREEEAKDEAMLKEEKPIQARTVNLVGQKKPLQQNDVRGVQQQLSSYRETVIRQATVTASSAAHRDDAPTCGICRKTKFADGCGNLCSYCQTKFCARCGGRVSLRSNTEDKVVIWVCNNCRKQQEILTKPGDWFTGPAGKPPGLGSAVSEPSVCQVPGDKKLRSRSQAPSTTALQDPSQPGMVPGTDTRSRSEPPRDMTRGGGGAGRGESRPGQPRLQTQVSMDRDLRGESRERRESRRLTKGRSLEHDPVGTGGGVRRTEERGYHHMDHSSVPPREVGPVPPGGRGYPVAVQGRGMGVAGESGNGVRPGQRTLGGVVGPHEHSFAQKAPPPELREPSASGPGSASGQGPVVKRTKREKAESMLRNDSLSSDQSESLRPPPPRPYKSKRGLGAGGKRQTSVSSSEEEGGTTPEYSSCEDAEIDSVSERGDWECYPHDPTVWHHPGTWQPSKEGDHLIGRITLSKRSAAMPKEAGAMLGLKVVGGRITESGRLGAFITKVKKGSLADVVGHLRAGDEVLQWNGKLLPGATMKEVYDIILESQAEPQVELVVSRPIGDIPRIPDTSHPPLESTGSSSFESQKMDRPTVNVLSPSSPGKLQNALQLMPGRLSVKLWYDKVGHQLTVNVLQAVELPLRPDGRPRSAYVKIYFLPDRSDKSKRRTKTVKKTCEPKWNQTFVYTHVHRRDFRNHMLELTVWDQPRSPEEDSIFMGEILIELETALLDDKPHWYPLQTHDISSIPLPQPSPYLPRRHAHMDAPGKKLQRSQRLSEPEFDEGTAIVPKADGRGRDRQQEPTSTLEVPEQQRTPVHHIRSRSVSPHREQQGRIRSRPPNIPAQRSLDDELPHNRRSRSPNRYYDAARGRRQEEDYLDESEVIMIHHSMRGKSAECLHISDLQPPLDRVRSASANCLSPGIHVPSPESERGHLQGGSSFSSSVAASAARRVRQLPQLPPKSSTVEQALVAEECVRQLQRKVHSNRGPAVSASSQQDLDRSLKNKQELYKDQRRSSENVSHKSSDSDVSDVSAISRTSSASRISSTSYMSIQSERPRGRFRAMRATGRHMMKSTSVSGEIYGMEHADGSQSDTALGSLGRGIKKRRSSLSQRVVAILPSRRSRSTSQLSQTEAAGKPVKRQKEASACKKSGKAGSSIQRSVETGMAVEYPRGGSAMNRQASRESTDGSMNSYSSEGNLIFSGMRLGADSQFSDFLDGLGPGQLVGRQTLATPAMGDVQIGLMDKKGQLEVEVIRARGLTPKPGSKSLPAPYVKVYLLDNGTCKAKKKTKIARKTLEPLYQQHLLFEESPQGKVLQVIVWGDYGRLDHKCFMGVAQILLEELDLSSTVIGWYKLFPPSSLVDPTLAPLTRLASQTSLDSSGPTSANRS; from the exons ATGTTCGCCTCGGTGGGCCCGCGGGGCGGCCCGCGCCCACCCGTCGCCCCGACCATCCCGGAGCCGGACCTGAGCCATCTGAcggaagatgagaggaagatCATCATGGCTGTTCTGGCTCGGCAACGTGAGGAAGAGGCGAAGGATGAGGCCATGTTAAA AGAAGAGAAGCCCATCCAAGCGAGGACGGTGAACCTTGTTGGGCAGAAGAAACCTCTGCAGCAAAATGATGTACG AGGTGTCCAGCAGCAGTTGTCCAGCTACAGGGAGACGGTGATCCGGCAAGCCACGGTGACGGCGAGCTCGGCCGCTCACCGGGACGACGCCCCGACCTGCGGCATCTGCCGCAAGACCAAGTTTGCGGACGGCTGCGGGAATCTGTGTTCGTACTGCCAGACCAAGTTCTGTGCCCGCTGTGGGGGCCGAGTCTCCCTGAGATCGAACACG GAGGACAAAGTG gTGATATGGGTATGTAATAACTGTCGAAAGCAGCAGGAGATCCTGACCAAACCGGGTGACTGGTTCACCGGTCCTGCAGGGAAACCTCCTGGCCTTGGTTCAGCCGTTAGCGAGCCATCCGTGTGCCAAGTTCCCGGAGACAAAAAGCTCCGTTCTCGCTCCCAAGCGCCCTCGACGACAGCATTGCAAGACCCCAGCCAGCCTGGAATGGTACCCGGCACTGATACCCGGTCACGTAGCGAGCCACCACGAGACAT GACTAGAggcggtggaggagcaggtcGTGGAGAGTCCAGGCCCGGTCAGCCTAGACTGCAGACCCAGGTGTCCATGGATCGGGACCTCCGAGGGGAGtccagggagaggagggaaagccGGCGGTTGACAAAGGGACGTTCTCTAGAGCACGATCCTGTTGGAACGGGAGGTGGAGTGAGACGGACAGAAGAGAGGGGCTACCACCACATGGACCACAGCAGTGTCCCTCCTCGTGAAGTAGGGCCGGTCCCTCCTGGAGGCAGGGGCTACCCTGTGGCCGTGCAGGGTCGTGGCATGGGTGTAGCAGGGGAGAGTGGGAATGGTGTACGCCCTGGTCAGAGGACACTGGGTGGGGTTGTCGGGCCACATGAACACTCATTTGCTCaaaaagctcctcctcctgaactcAGAGAGCCTTCTGCTTCAGGCCCAGGTTCAGCCTCCGGCCAAGGGCCTGTAGTGAAACGGACCAAACGGGAAAAGGCTGAGAGCATGCTTCGCAATGACTCACTAAGCTCTGATCAGTCAGAATCTCTGCGCCCACCACCACCGAGGCCCTACAAGTCAAAGCGAGGGCTGGGGGCAGGAGGGAAGAGGCAAACCAGCGTCAGTagttcagaggaggagggaggaacaaCACCCGAGTACAGCAGCTGTGAGGACGCCGAGATCGATAGTGTCAGCGAGAGag GCGACTGGGAGTGCTACCCACATGACCCCACTGTATGGCAT CACCCGGGGACATGGCAGCCGTCAAAGGAGGGAGATCATTTGATTGGACGAATCACTCTCAGCAAGAGAAGCGCCGCTATGCCAAAAGAAGCTGGAGCCATgctggggttaaag GTTGTGGGAGGCAGAATCACAGAGTCAGGGAGATTAGGTGCCTTCATCACTAAAGTCAAGAAGGGAAGCCTGGCAGATGTGGTGGGACATCTCAGAGCTG gAGATGAAGTTTTACAGTGGAACGGGAAACTGTTACCCGGAGCGACCATGAAGGAAGTTTACGATATCATCCTGGAGTCTCAAGCTGAACCTCAAGTGGAGCTGGTGGTCTCCAGACCGATTGG TGATATCCCAAGAATCCCCGACACGTCCCACCCTCCGTTAGAATCTA CAGGTTCCAGTTCTTTTGAGTCCCAGAAGATGGACCGACCGACTGTAAATGTGCTGTCTCCTTCCAGCCCAGGGAAGCTCCAGAATGCTCTGCAGCTAATGCCGGGGCGACTCTCG GTGAAGCTGTGGTATGACAAAGTTGGCCACCAGCTAACCGTCAACGTGCTTCAGGCTGTAGAGCTCCCTCTGCGGCCTGACGGACGGCCCAGAAGCGCTTATGTCAAAATATACTTCCTTCCCGACCGCAG CGACAAGAGCAAACGGAGGACGAAAACAGTGAAGAAGACCTGCGAGCCCAAATGGAACCAGACGTTTGTCTACACTCACGTCCATCGCAGGGATTTCCGCAACCACATGCTGGAGCTGACTGTATGGGACCAACCCAGGTCACCAGAGGAAGACAGCATCTTCATGGGAGAG ATCCTGATAGAGTTGGAGACGGCCTTACTGGACGACAAGCCTCACTGGTATCCCCTCCAAACCCACGATATTTCATCCATACCTCTACCCCAGCCCTCCCCGTACCTCCCACGGCGACACGCGCACATGGACGCCCCTGGCAAGAAGCTGCAGC GTTCTCAGCGCCTTTCAGAGCCTGAATTTGATGAGGGTACAGCAATAGTGCCTAAAG CTGATGGGCGTGGCAGGGACAGGCAACAGGAGCCCACGTCCACCCTGGAGGTGCcggagcagcagaggacaccCGTCCACCACATACGCTCTCGCTCCGTGTCACCGCACCGCGAGCAGCAGGGACGAATCCGCTCACGCCCCCCAAACATTCCAGCCCAAAG GAGTCTGGATGACGAGCTTCCTCACAATCGTCGATCTCGTTCTCCGAATCGCTACTATGACGCAGCCAGGGGTCGTCGCCAAGAGGAAGACTACCTGGATGAAAG TGAGGTCATCATGATCCACCACTCAATGCGAGGCAAAAGTGCTGAGTGCCTTCACATCAG TGATCTGCAACCCCCCCTGGACAGGGTTAGGAGCGCTAGTGCCAACTGTCTGAGCCCAGGCATTCATGTCCCCTCACCAGAGAGTGAAAG GGGCCACCTGCAAGGTGGttcatctttttcctcctcagtgGCAGCTTCTGCAGCACGCAGAGTGAGGCAACTCCCCCAGCTCCCCCCAAAGAGCAGCACTGTAGAACAAG cCTTGGTAGCAGAGGAGTGTGTTCGCCAGCTCCAGAGGAAGGTTCATTCCAATCGGGGGCCAGCTGTCAGCGCCTCAAGCCAACAGGACCTGGACCGATCCCTCAAGAACAAACAGGAG CTCTACAAAGAccagaggaggagcagtgagAATGTTTCCCATAAATCCTCAGACAGTGATGTCAGCGATGTGTCAGCCATCTCTCGAACCAGCAGTGCCTCTCGCATCAGTAGCACCAGCTACATGTCCATTCAATCGGAGAGACCCCGAGGACGCTTCAG GGCCATGCGTGCAACAGGCCGCCACATGATGAAGAGCACCAGCGTGAGCGGTGAGATCTACGGCATGGAACACGCCGACGGCAGCCAGTCGGACACGGCTCTCGGGAGTCTGGGCCGCGGCATCAAGAAGCGGCGCTCGAGCCTCAGCCAGCGCGTCGTTGCCATCCTCCCATCGAGGCGCAGCCGGAGCACGTCGCAACTCAGCCAGACAG AGGCGGCGGGTAAGCCGGTGAAGAGACAGAAAG AAGCATCTGCGTGTAAGAAGTCGGGCAAGGCTGGGAGCAGCATCCAGAGGAGCGTGGAGACGGGCATGGCGGTGGAGTATCCGCGGGGTGGCTCCGCCATGAACAGGCAGGCCAGCAGGGAGTCGACCGACGGCAGCATGAACAGCTACAGCTCTGAGGGGAA TTTGATTTTCTCAGGTATGCGTCTGGGGGCCGACAGTCAGTTCAGCGACTTCCTGGATGGTTTAGGACCGGGTCAGCTGGTCGGCCGGCAAACGCTGGCAACGCCTGCTATGG GTGATGTTCAGATCGGTTTGATGGACAAGAAAggccagctggaggtggaggtgatcAGGGCACGAGGCCTTACCCCCAAACCGGGCTCCAAATCCCTCCCAG CTCCCTATGTCAAGGTGTACCTGCTGGATAACGGTACATGTAAAGCCAAAAAGAAAACCAAGATTGCACGAAAGACCCTGGAGCCTCTCTaccagcagcacctgctctTTGAAGAGAGTCCTCAGGGGAAGGTGCTTCAG GTGATAGTGTGGGGCGACTATGGACGACTGGACCACAAATGTTTTATGGGTGTAGCACAGATTCtgttggaggagctggaccTCTCGAGCACGGTGATTGGCTGGTACAAACTGTTTCCACCGTCCTCATTGGTGGACCCTACTTTAGCGCCGCTCACACGGCTGGCGTCTCAGACGTCCTTGGACAGCTCAGGACCAACGTCGGCCAATCGGTCCTag